TGGGGTCTACATCTTCGCTATATGGGGACTTGAGCAGCTTTAgtccgattttgacaattttaaatCTTGAAATGGCATACCTTAaaggtatttattttatttgtgcaaagtttttttACGATAAGTTGATTGgtgcttgatttgtgtactgaaaagtgaaagaatcagatggaatttaagttcaccgatttcacctattttcAAACTGTAACATAGAATGTCAAGGTAATGTCCCCATCTGAATTTGGTGTGTAGGTGTCTCTCTGGctcattttttattgatttatcataGTTTTAGTAGTTTctaataataaagttattatattGGGTAGGGTTATCAACCACTGCCACTTTTTTACTCTCTCTTAAGAGGTGTCAAAAGAATTTTTCCTGTGTGAATTTGAATacgttttaccaattttaataaaaactctcCGCTTGCACGAatagacagtcacccggatttgaTCTTGTTTCGTCATACTGATCTGCATATCTGCATATCTGCAtccataatatatttatttgtagtaatatgttgcaatagtataaaaagAGTTAAATTTAGTGTTTTAAACACTAAGTGGGCAACTATGtccaaatatttattacacGGTTTAGAATCTTCCAACATAACCGATTTATGCCAGATGGTCGTGGCTTCCATTCGATTGCCCAACAGAAACTGTTACTCTTTTTGATATACGTGTACTATCATACAAAATTGGGGGTTCACTGGTTTATTGATGAAAGAGTTATATCATTTACTATTCTTcgaatatttcgttttgttATCCGAGAAATTGTCAATTTTCATATGCTCAATCAAATTTTTTAGACTACTAAAGAAAACTTGTTGTAACCAGAGCATACTATTATTTTTACGTCAGTTGCGGACAGAAAATAATCATCCTCAAAGCTTTAGAATAGCGCCCCCGGTTTTCAGGGATGAATTGGGTAGGGGCCAATAGAGGAAGTTCTCAGGATATTTTATTAGCAAATTTAAAGGAcctgaaaaactattttttaacaatCCGTTTATACAGTTATAAATATTCGCTTAATCATACTAATACATCCATAGACATTGCAAATTATCAAGACTTTTTAacgacaaaaaaaatgaaacttcATATGCTAATCTTACTTGCTTCAATTGAAAACagtcgttaataaataatacaagCAATATCTATGTATGCATTTAAACTCGAATATTCGTAACTGTAGGCTACTAGCCCTGAACAACTGATGATGAATGGCAGTAATagataacacagtacaacagctaatctggggggtgagaaattccaagtcagggtgatggtactaggacAGTATAGTAAAACTGTCAGTTtctttttatgaccttttaaatttgccaaaatgttacaactaagcgaaaaaacatcaagataaggaaaaaatttaaaatgtcataaaaaaactgacacatacgaacgccaaaccctttgagggttttactatactgacctagtaccatcaccctgacttggaatttctcaccccccagacaataatcccaaaaatgttccacagtgtaataaGCAAGGAGGAGCACGTCGCAAGTCgtaaataatgtatatttttgtatatggtTGTATACGGACTACAGGTAGTAATTGCTTTACACAATAAGGACGtcaataatgaaaatagaaattataatgCTTAACCGTAGCTTAAAGattatagtaaataattatgtttttatatgaaaattcaaGTTCAATGCATATATTTTGATTTCAGGTGGCAATATTGGATACAATTACATACCTCCcacaaataataatttgcagCCCTCAAATGAAATATATGGACCTCCTACGTTTCATCAACCTGTCATTTATCAACCTCGAGACCACTGGTTTTTAGAGaaactgaagaaaaaaataaatttgtttacaattggaaaaataattttgaaactgctgatttttaaaaagattatcAAATTTATTGGAGTTATTTGTTTGCTCTTATTTCTTccgaaattaaaacattttctaaaaGACGATATTTCTGTGGATGAAACCAGTGAAGAAAGCAGAAGTATTCGAACAGAGAAgggtaacattttttattgtatagtTATGATTTCCTAAGTTTCTTCTTTTCAGATGCTCtcgagaaaaaaattgaaaatctgcaaaatataattttaagatcAATTAATTAGAACTAAATTTAAcaagccttttttaaatatatttatattggtttattttttcagctacattactatatatttattctcTGAAATACAAGTAGTTTTTTCTTGAGTTAATACAATAAAAAGGAGACTAAACTAATTTTATCACTAAAAGGTAAGAAGTGAggttaaatttgtaaaaaattggcATAGTTCATTGTAACTATATATCTTtcagaaaaataataacatgTAGGCCTGAATAATAACTGATATTGGCTTAAATTTCGGTGATCTAAATATTTATCAAGAAAGCAACTTGATTTAAGAAGcttcaacaaatttattttttctgctcACTGTATTATTATATCAATTACTAATATCAAAGATCAACAACCGACCTGATATTCACTCTGCGCCAAATCttcgaaaagacccgtgaaaagataATCGTACACCTTTTCCACCTTTTCGTCAATTTTAAAGCTGTTGTGACATCACGAAAatgagctgtctttatgccgcgatgtctgaatttggtatctccgcaatactaatacggctgtgtaagctgacgttgagcaataccaaaagcaccgttaggatcgggaaggatctctccgagccgttcgataccaaacgaggtttcagacaaggcgactccctatcgtgcgacttcttcaatctgctgctggagaaaataattggaGCTGCAAAACTCAATCGAGCAAGTACAATCTTCAATGTGAGTGTACCGCTGCTGGCGCACGccaatgacatcgatatcagtggcctcaacactcgcgccgttagttctgctttctccagacttaataaggaagcaaagcaaatgcatCTGGTggagaacgagggcaagacgaaatttttcctgtcatcaaacaaacagtcgtcgcactcgcgactaggctctcacgtcactgttgacattcataaccttgaagtcgtagataatttcgtctatcttggaaccagtatcaacaccaccaacaatgtcaggctCTAAGTACAACGCAGAATAACGCTtagcaacaggtgctacttcggactaaataggcaattgagaagcagagtcctctctcgacgaacaaaaaccaaactctataagtcactcattattcccgtcttgctgtatggtgcagagacttagacgatgacaacatctgatgagtcgacgttacgagttttcgagagaaaggttctgcgaaagatttatggccctttccgcgttagccacggcgaatatcgcattcgatggaacgatgagctgtataaaatatacaacgagattgacatagttcagcgaattaaaagacatcggctacgctggctaggtcatgttgtcctaATAGACGAAAACGCTTCAGCTTTGAAAGCATTCGCAGTAACCACCGgttgaagcagaggaagacatcctctgttggaaagaccaggtggagaaggacctggcttcgcttgaaatctccaattagcTCTGTTGTTAGCTGTGCTATATTTGCgttagcggtgtctatgccagtaaTATGGTCATTATATTCAAATCAGCTGACTTTATTTAGTGAAGGTTCTTCCATATATATATGTTGAATGTATCACCTTAATCTaagcgatatacatacatatgaatgtatatagaGTTAGATATATAATCCGTAAGATgttagcggtgtctatgccagtaaagaagaagaataacaaaaatgttattaaaacatacaaggtgcgttccaaagtaaacaggacatttaaaaaaatcaattttcggcaaaatcaatttatttgattcaaaatattcttcttctgcttcaatacatcttttgcacggtccaaaaacatgtcaaacgagtgttttagctcgttggccgttATGGCCGaaagtatgccggtgcaaggcTTTTGAAtcgcctctacgtctgcataatgctttcctttcatgggccaaTGTAtgtttccgaaaagaaagaagaagacacggtgccatatcaggtgaatacggaaatggttaatggttaaaatatgatttttggtcaaataatcggtcacacgtccttcgaatgttggattctgagaaatttgtgcagaacaaaccgtgcacaaaCCATTCGTAAGCcgaa
Above is a genomic segment from Bactrocera neohumeralis isolate Rockhampton unplaced genomic scaffold, APGP_CSIRO_Bneo_wtdbg2-racon-allhic-juicebox.fasta_v2 cluster09, whole genome shotgun sequence containing:
- the LOC126764218 gene encoding uncharacterized protein LOC126764218, whose product is MNSSLGIYFIVIFVTYFFTAESSTDFSRDTYLNALQNSHQSSSGGNIGYNYIPPTNNNLQPSNEIYGPPTFHQPVIYQPRDHWFLEKLKKKINLFTIGKIILKLLIFKKIIKFIGVICLLLFLPKLKHFLKDDISVDETSEESRSIRTEKDALEKKIENLQNIILRSIN